From one Fusobacterium mortiferum ATCC 9817 genomic stretch:
- a CDS encoding DUF4241 domain-containing protein, whose translation MERYNLSAEHIVKLLYRKENNRVNITNTDTFFNNPIVEKVFINKGSYKISWEQIYKNEIRLKTDLPRVLKRYYHECGDFDINSCFSEILNLEDVEFSHNWLKEQLKDDDYSQEEIEKILKETDNFLIFWTENQGVWNVGIKKEDLSLENPPVYMTTNDDLYTWKKVTDDIDTFILLQIIDNLSDSKFYFLTFDSEQINSILSDKKILKESLIKNAFEIKDRKIKLSTYTEYDYTQDRVYIFKVNNDEFEKCWLIKSKVKRDKTSYVDEVLLKIAELISFNDRKIVKELEVILEDFHNYLRKNSNFNYSFDEINYLSTKEKIELKVVAMVLLLNKSGYICYLDWKCELEDFKIFFDVIKKLGIDENIYNFNRLKLNEDDDIEVWSREFNKVFSKKGIFIGNINTNSDSYSIFPTTKKSLEELRELGDKIDIKIDFLAYVEEDSMDKNWQEMYERNREKFRCKIDLDSYFTEKKIGKMEVDILDIGEVNLPTGEILACDPLVELEDAKTFIQRVPTGKYPVKIAVVPSKEHGDRYACVKVELNKNKPVVYELAITGVEENMDEANEDEFYGFGVDAGMGCVVDKKTQEEYIKYWEKLVEEEEADNPFDDIFDDLLAESAKKYPKYQREYGDWANWTIPNTDVNIPIFTSGWGDGYYPCYFGYDKDGELCGFYIHFIDIEREYSDEEEEE comes from the coding sequence ATGGAAAGATATAATTTATCAGCAGAACATATAGTCAAATTGTTATATAGAAAAGAGAATAATAGAGTAAATATTACGAATACAGATACTTTTTTTAATAATCCAATTGTAGAAAAAGTTTTTATAAATAAGGGTAGTTATAAAATAAGTTGGGAACAGATATACAAAAATGAGATTAGATTAAAAACTGACTTACCCAGAGTTTTAAAAAGATATTATCACGAATGTGGAGATTTTGATATAAATAGTTGTTTTAGTGAAATTTTAAATTTAGAAGATGTTGAGTTTTCTCATAATTGGTTGAAAGAACAATTAAAAGATGATGATTATTCTCAAGAGGAGATAGAAAAAATTTTAAAAGAAACAGATAATTTTCTGATATTTTGGACTGAAAATCAAGGGGTATGGAATGTAGGAATAAAAAAAGAAGATTTATCTTTAGAAAATCCACCTGTCTATATGACAACTAATGATGATTTATACACTTGGAAAAAAGTTACAGATGATATTGATACTTTTATTTTATTGCAAATTATTGATAATTTATCAGATAGTAAATTCTATTTTTTAACTTTTGATAGTGAGCAGATAAATTCTATTTTATCAGATAAGAAAATTTTAAAAGAGAGCTTGATAAAAAATGCCTTTGAGATAAAAGATAGAAAGATAAAACTATCTACCTATACAGAGTATGATTATACTCAAGATAGAGTCTATATTTTTAAAGTAAATAATGATGAGTTTGAAAAATGTTGGCTTATAAAATCAAAGGTAAAGAGAGATAAAACTTCCTATGTTGATGAGGTTTTATTAAAAATAGCAGAGCTTATCTCTTTTAATGATAGAAAGATTGTAAAAGAGTTAGAAGTAATTTTAGAGGATTTTCATAATTATTTAAGAAAAAATAGTAACTTTAATTATAGCTTTGATGAGATAAATTATCTCTCAACTAAAGAGAAGATTGAACTGAAAGTTGTGGCTATGGTTTTACTTTTAAATAAAAGTGGCTATATTTGTTACTTAGATTGGAAATGTGAGCTAGAAGATTTTAAAATATTTTTTGATGTAATTAAAAAACTTGGTATAGATGAAAATATCTATAATTTTAATAGATTAAAACTTAATGAAGATGATGATATAGAAGTTTGGAGTAGAGAGTTTAATAAAGTCTTTAGTAAAAAAGGAATTTTCATTGGAAATATAAATACAAATTCTGACAGTTATTCAATTTTTCCTACAACTAAGAAAAGTTTAGAAGAGCTAAGAGAATTGGGAGATAAAATTGATATAAAAATAGATTTTTTAGCTTACGTAGAGGAGGATAGTATGGATAAAAATTGGCAAGAGATGTATGAAAGAAACAGAGAGAAATTTAGATGTAAAATAGATTTAGATAGTTACTTTACTGAAAAGAAAATTGGAAAGATGGAAGTAGATATCCTAGATATTGGAGAGGTAAACTTACCTACTGGAGAAATTTTAGCTTGTGACCCATTGGTAGAATTAGAGGACGCAAAAACATTTATCCAAAGAGTTCCCACTGGGAAATATCCTGTAAAGATAGCAGTAGTTCCAAGTAAAGAGCATGGAGATAGATATGCCTGTGTAAAAGTAGAGCTCAATAAAAATAAACCAGTAGTTTATGAATTAGCTATAACAGGAGTAGAAGAAAATATGGACGAAGCTAATGAAGATGAATTTTATGGATTTGGTGTAGATGCAGGAATGGGTTGTGTAGTAGATAAAAAAACTCAAGAGGAGTATATAAAATATTGGGAAAAATTAGTGGAAGAGGAAGAGGCTGACAATCCATTTGATGATATATTTGATGATTTATTAGCAGAGAGTGCTAAAAAATATCCTAAATATCAAAGAGAATATGGAGATTGGGCTAATTGGACAATTCCGAATACAGATGTAAATATTCCAATTTTTACATCAGGGTGGGGAGATGGATATTATCCATGTTACTTTGGATACGACAAAGATGGAGAGCTTTGTGGATTTTATATCCATTTTATAGATATTGAAAGAGAGTATTCTGATGAGGAAGAAGAGGAGTAA
- a CDS encoding DUF5713 family protein yields the protein MAKKLNKDFVYLKDMYNDDYYPKFLVDKVKDCIVEVVEFLEKEEYEDLEEVQEKLDEMTEKINDLQDEFDENDSEIETVARDSIGVTVEKILEYFGIDIDIEEAIRERDW from the coding sequence ATGGCTAAAAAATTAAATAAAGATTTTGTTTATTTAAAAGATATGTATAATGATGATTACTATCCAAAATTTTTAGTAGATAAAGTAAAAGATTGCATAGTTGAAGTAGTTGAATTTTTAGAGAAAGAAGAGTATGAGGATTTAGAAGAAGTTCAAGAGAAACTTGATGAGATGACAGAGAAAATTAATGATTTACAAGATGAATTTGATGAAAATGATAGTGAGATAGAAACAGTAGCAAGAGATAGTATAGGAGTAACAGTAGAGAAAATACTTGAATATTTTGGAATTGATATAGATATAGAAGAAGCTATAAGAGAAAGAGATTGGTAA